A stretch of Oncorhynchus mykiss isolate Arlee chromosome 26, USDA_OmykA_1.1, whole genome shotgun sequence DNA encodes these proteins:
- the LOC110506296 gene encoding potassium voltage-gated channel subfamily A member 1-like translates to MEFAMIGADNGCKTRLPYGYARAREREHERERQVQQATAAAEGAASGEGGESSGHLLNNHQQHQSRTASSSNANNSSGSTASRPSSSQQPQQHYHESEQQVLRERKKQRGVGRWRRSRQTLGGDLRHSELALLGSEEDMIEEDEAEGGEEEDRGSKSSSFLCNMDDEETVSLTDRRPQSGYANVYSEYGCSERVVINVSGLKFETQLKTLTQFPDTLLGDPDKRIRYFDPLRNEYFFDRNRPSFDAILYYYQSGGRLKRPQNVPFDIFSEEVKFYELGEEAILKFREDEGFVKEEEKPLPEDEFKRQVWLLFEYPESSQPARGIAVVSVLVIVISIVIFCMETLPEFRDEKEYLKPRDNSTEPHGQTPFNDPFFIVETVCIIWFSFEIIVRFFASPSKTDFFKNIMNTIDIVSILPYFITLGTDLAQQQGKGDQAMSFAILRIIRLVRVFRIFKLSRHSKGLQILGHTLRASMRELALLIFFLVIGVILFSSAVYFAEADEPASQFTSIPDAFWWAVVTMTTVGYGDMKPITVGGKIVGSLCAIAGVLTIALPVPVIVSNFNYFYHRETDNEADPPPVVEAPPPVCPYFPNFLKKFKGSPSGSSLGDKAEYMEMEEGVTESLCGVDTSLSKGNGTDIGRKNSTSSKSQQTDV, encoded by the coding sequence ATGGAGTTTGCCATGATAGGTGCAGATAATGGGTGCAAAACTCGACTGCCTTACGGGTATGCTCGCGCACGGGAAAGGGAGCACGAAAGGGAGAGACAGGTACAGCAGGCAACAGCCGCTGCGGAAGGTGCAGcaagtggagagggaggggagtccTCTGGCCATCTCCTTAACAACCACCAGCAGCATCAGTCTCGCACCGCCTCCTCATCAAATGCCAACAACAGTAGCGGCAGTACCGCCTCGCGCCCCTCCTCCTCGCAACAGCCACAGCAGCACTACCATGAGTCCGAGCAGCAGGTTCTCAGAGAAAGGAAAAAGCAACGCGGTGTAGGACGTTGGAGAAGGAGTCGCCAGACTCTCGGTGGGGATTTGCGCCACTCGGAGTTGGCGCTACTTGGATCAGAGGAGGATATGATAGAGGAGGACGAGGCGGAAGGcggggaagaggaggacaggggaaGCAAGAGTTCCAGTTTTCTCTGTAATATGGATGATGAAGAGACTGTCTCACTCACAGACAGACGTCCCCAATCAGGATACGCAAATGTTTACAGTGAGTATGGGTGCAGCGAAAGAGTTGTTATTAATGTGTCCGGACTAAAGTTTGAAACTCAACTTAAGACTCTCACACAGTTTCCTGACACTCTTTTGGGAGACCCGGACAAACGAATCAGGTACTTCGACCCTCTAAGGAATGAATATTTTTTTGACAGGAACCGACCAAGCTTCGACGCTATTCTTTATTATTACCAGTCAGGGGGGCGATTGAAGAGACCCCAAAATGTACCTTTTGACATCTTTTCTGAGGAGGTGAAATTCTATGAACTCGGAGAGGAGGCAATACTGAAGTTTCGGGAGGATGAGGGTTTTGTCAAAGAGGAAGAGAAACCCTTACCAGAGGACGAGTTCAAACGCCAAGTTTGGCTTCTTTTTGAATACCCAGAGAGCTCACAACCTGCGAGAGGGATTGCAGTCGTGTCCGTTTTAGTCATCGTTATATCAATAGTCATTTTCTGTATGGAAACGTTGCCAGAGTTCAGGGACGAAAAAGAATACCTTAAACCACGAGACAATTCGACAGAACCTCATGGACAGACTCCTTTTAACGACCCTTTTTTCATTGTGGAGACGGTATGCATTATTTGGTTTTCATTTGAGATTATAGTGCGCTTCTTTGCAAGTCCAAGTAAAACGGATTTCTTTAAAAACATTATGAATACTATAGACATTGTATCGATTTTGCCTTATTTCATCACGCTCGGCACAGATCTTGCTCAACAGCAAGGCAAAGGGGACCAGGCAATGAGTTTTGCAATATTGAGAATAATCCGCCTTGTCAGAGTCTTTCGCATCTTCAAACTCTCCAGGCACTCCAAAGGACTGCAGATCCTCGGACATACCCTCCGCGCCAGTATGAGGGAACTAGCGCTTCTGATTTTCTTCCTCGTTATTGGTGTCATTTTGTTCTCAAGTGCAGTGTACTTCGCTGAGGCAGACGAACCCGCGTCTCAATTCACAAGTATTCCCGACGCTTTTTGGTGGGCTGTCGTCACTATGACCACGGTCGGATATGGAGACATGAAACCAATTACTGTCGGTGGCAAGATAGTGGGCTCGCTCTGTGCCATAGCGGGTGTGTTAACCATAGCTCTTCCAGTGCCCGTCATTGTATCCAACTTCAATTACTTCTACCACAGGGAGACTGATAATGAAGCAGACCCTCCACCGGTTGTTGAAGCCCCACCACCTGTCTGCCCCTATTTCCCCAACTTTCTTAAAAAATTCAAAGGGTCCCCCTCGGGCTCTTCGCTGGGTGATAAAGCGGAGTACATGGAGATGGAAGAGGGGGTAACGGAGTCGCTGTGTGGGGTGGATACAAGCCTGAGTAAAGGAAACGGGACAGACATTGGCAGGAAAAACAGTACAAGTTCAAAGTCACAACAAACTGACGTGtga